One stretch of Serinicoccus hydrothermalis DNA includes these proteins:
- a CDS encoding DNA polymerase III subunit gamma and tau, whose amino-acid sequence MSTALYRRYRPETFTDVIGQEHVTEPLMQALRAERVNHAYLFSGPRGCGKTTSARILARCLNCEQGPTPEPCGQCESCVALARDGAGSVDVIEIDAASHGRVDDTRELRERAAFGPATARYKIYIIDEAHMVSREGFNSLLKIVEEPPPHVKFIFATTEPEKVLATIRSRTHHYPFHLVPPQRLTAYLEQLCEAEGVELEPGVLSFVTRAGGGSVRDSLSVLDQLISGAGEGGLTYERTAALLGFTDVELLDAVVEAVAAGDAATVFGQIDRVMESGHDPRRFVEDLLERYRDLIVLAAVGERSGGLLPGLPEDQVERMRRQAQAYGTAALSRAGDLVSRGLSEMTGAVSSRLMLELLAARLLLPGAEGEDGYGTRLERIERRLGAGDPAEGSGRRAAPAAARRDQTAATRVEPDRVEIPEPADTQQPGHLDTAAVRRQWPEIIAAVRQISRRTAGALESMQVVDFDGSRLLIGMPDERWIRHFMGTSHEEALRQGVIDALALDIRIEATARGGEGAAGPAGGTGSAPGGPPSTGPAPGDEPPPEEPDPGPEPEHEEPGSSGPPPQRSAGTSDQEAGRPPQQPAGTPQEPRGAATGLPDTPMRGRIRTRGDRSSAAAGAAGATDAGQGEVRVRGRGTRSAEEPGGGTRPGDAGLAEQLGAGAARPQAADQPEWSQQTSGGQGAPAWATGQPEASTSTSPDPSRPDGAGPEATPPTPSAADEPAPAPARSPGGDAPSDDDEDLATSGAVGQPVVESVLGGTVIAINDDPVA is encoded by the coding sequence GTGAGCACCGCGCTGTACCGCCGCTACCGGCCCGAGACCTTCACCGACGTCATCGGGCAGGAGCACGTCACCGAGCCGCTGATGCAGGCCCTGCGGGCGGAGCGGGTCAACCACGCCTACCTCTTCTCCGGCCCGCGGGGCTGCGGCAAGACGACGAGCGCCCGCATCCTCGCCCGTTGCCTCAACTGCGAGCAGGGCCCCACCCCGGAGCCGTGCGGGCAGTGCGAGTCGTGCGTGGCGCTGGCCCGGGACGGCGCCGGCTCGGTCGACGTCATCGAGATCGACGCGGCCAGCCACGGCCGGGTCGACGACACCCGCGAGCTGCGCGAGCGGGCGGCCTTCGGGCCGGCCACGGCGCGTTACAAGATCTACATCATCGACGAGGCCCACATGGTCAGCCGGGAGGGCTTCAACTCCCTGCTCAAGATCGTCGAGGAGCCGCCGCCGCACGTGAAGTTCATCTTCGCGACGACCGAGCCGGAGAAGGTCCTGGCGACCATCCGCTCCCGGACCCACCACTACCCCTTCCACCTCGTCCCGCCGCAGCGGCTCACGGCATACCTCGAGCAGCTGTGCGAGGCCGAGGGCGTCGAGCTCGAGCCGGGGGTGCTGTCCTTCGTGACCCGGGCGGGCGGCGGCTCGGTGCGCGACTCGCTGTCGGTGCTGGACCAGCTCATCTCGGGGGCCGGCGAGGGCGGTCTCACCTACGAGCGCACCGCCGCGCTGCTCGGGTTCACCGACGTCGAGCTGCTGGACGCGGTGGTGGAGGCGGTGGCCGCGGGGGACGCAGCGACCGTCTTCGGGCAGATCGACCGGGTCATGGAGTCGGGGCACGACCCGCGCCGTTTCGTCGAGGACCTGCTCGAGCGCTACCGCGACCTCATCGTGCTGGCCGCGGTGGGGGAGCGCTCCGGCGGCCTGCTGCCGGGGCTGCCCGAGGACCAGGTGGAGCGGATGCGGCGCCAGGCCCAGGCCTACGGCACCGCCGCTCTGTCGCGCGCGGGTGACCTCGTGAGCCGGGGGCTGTCGGAGATGACCGGCGCGGTCTCCTCCCGCCTCATGCTCGAGCTGCTGGCGGCCCGGCTGCTGCTGCCCGGCGCGGAGGGCGAGGACGGCTACGGCACCCGGCTGGAGCGGATCGAGCGTCGGCTCGGGGCCGGCGACCCGGCGGAGGGGTCGGGGCGGCGAGCGGCGCCTGCCGCCGCGCGCCGCGACCAGACGGCCGCGACCCGGGTCGAGCCGGACCGGGTGGAGATCCCGGAGCCGGCGGACACCCAGCAGCCCGGCCACCTCGACACCGCGGCGGTGCGACGGCAGTGGCCCGAGATCATCGCCGCGGTCCGGCAGATCAGCCGCCGCACGGCCGGGGCGCTGGAGTCGATGCAGGTCGTCGACTTCGACGGGTCGCGGCTGCTCATCGGTATGCCCGACGAGCGCTGGATCCGGCACTTCATGGGCACCTCGCACGAGGAGGCGCTGCGCCAGGGGGTGATCGACGCGCTCGCGCTCGACATCCGGATCGAGGCGACCGCGCGCGGTGGTGAGGGGGCCGCCGGGCCCGCTGGTGGGACGGGATCCGCGCCGGGTGGCCCCCCCTCGACCGGGCCCGCCCCCGGGGACGAACCGCCGCCCGAGGAGCCCGACCCGGGTCCGGAGCCGGAGCATGAGGAGCCCGGGTCTTCGGGGCCGCCGCCGCAGCGCTCGGCGGGAACGTCGGACCAGGAGGCGGGGAGGCCGCCGCAGCAACCGGCGGGGACACCGCAGGAGCCGAGGGGTGCTGCCACGGGCCTGCCGGACACCCCGATGCGGGGACGGATCCGCACCCGGGGCGACCGGTCGTCCGCCGCGGCCGGGGCAGCCGGTGCGACGGACGCGGGCCAGGGAGAGGTGCGCGTGCGCGGACGCGGGACGCGCTCCGCCGAGGAGCCCGGGGGTGGGACGAGGCCCGGGGACGCCGGCCTGGCCGAGCAGCTGGGGGCGGGAGCGGCCCGTCCGCAGGCCGCGGACCAGCCCGAGTGGTCCCAGCAGACCTCCGGCGGTCAGGGTGCGCCCGCCTGGGCGACCGGGCAGCCGGAGGCTTCCACGAGCACGAGTCCGGACCCGTCCAGGCCCGACGGTGCGGGACCGGAGGCCACTCCTCCGACGCCGTCCGCCGCCGACGAGCCCGCGCCCGCTCCGGCGCGCTCTCCCGGCGGGGACGCCCCGAGCGACGACGACGAGGACCTCGCGACCTCCGGGGCGGTGGGTCAACCCGTGGTCGAGAGCGTGCTGGGGGGTACTGTCATCGCCATCAACGACGACCCTGTGGCGTGA
- a CDS encoding monovalent cation/H+ antiporter complex subunit F produces the protein MSVIVWTAVAILLLAAVFGLVRVMTARDDASVAAVSDLIYFCAVGIFLMIGMAAESIVLLDVASLAALVGILATVSLARILTRGRR, from the coding sequence GTGAGCGTCATCGTGTGGACCGCCGTCGCGATCCTGCTGCTCGCGGCTGTCTTCGGGCTGGTCCGGGTCATGACCGCACGGGACGACGCCTCGGTCGCGGCCGTCAGCGACCTCATCTACTTCTGCGCGGTCGGGATCTTCCTCATGATCGGGATGGCGGCCGAGTCGATCGTCCTGCTCGACGTCGCGTCCCTGGCGGCGCTGGTGGGCATCCTCGCGACCGTCTCCCTGGCCCGCATCCTCACGAGGGGGCGCCGATGA
- a CDS encoding lysophospholipid acyltransferase family protein, whose product MIYELLHPVVTPLATAIWRPEVVGRDNVPMQGPVILASNHRSFIDSVVIPLTAPRQVAFLAKSEYFTGTGVRGWISREWFTGVGSIPVDRDDTRAAQQSLDLALAHLREGGAFGIYPEGTRSRDGRLYRGKTGVAWLALEAGCPIVPVALQGTQDIQPVGSRLPRRAQVRVEFGPAIEVAGRFDDVPQGRARRELTDEVMERIAAMSGQERAGEYAQRSGDAPA is encoded by the coding sequence ATGATCTACGAGCTGCTGCACCCCGTGGTGACGCCGCTGGCCACCGCGATCTGGCGACCCGAGGTGGTCGGCCGGGACAACGTCCCGATGCAGGGCCCGGTGATCCTCGCCAGCAACCACCGCTCCTTCATCGACAGCGTGGTCATCCCGCTGACCGCGCCCCGACAGGTCGCCTTCCTGGCCAAGTCGGAGTACTTCACGGGGACGGGGGTGCGGGGCTGGATCAGCCGCGAGTGGTTCACCGGCGTCGGCTCCATCCCCGTCGACCGTGACGACACCCGGGCGGCGCAGCAGTCGCTGGACCTGGCGCTGGCGCACCTGCGCGAGGGAGGTGCCTTCGGCATCTACCCCGAGGGCACGCGCTCGCGTGACGGCCGGCTCTACCGCGGCAAGACCGGGGTCGCCTGGCTTGCCCTGGAGGCGGGGTGCCCAATCGTGCCGGTGGCGCTGCAGGGGACGCAGGACATCCAGCCGGTCGGTTCCCGGCTGCCGCGGCGGGCGCAGGTCCGCGTGGAGTTCGGCCCGGCCATCGAGGTCGCCGGGCGCTTCGACGACGTGCCGCAGGGCCGCGCGCGCCGCGAGCTCACCGACGAGGTGATGGAGCGCATCGCGGCGATGTCCGGCCAGGAGCGCGCCGGCGAGTACGCCCAGCGCTCCGGCGACGCCCCCGCCTGA
- a CDS encoding DUF4040 family protein, whose translation MSLLWTLIISAVTVLATFPLTRLLGRHAGWPIAALYLAAAGAYWPAAREVMHHGTVEWSMPWVPTLGLELSLRADGLGTVFTFIALVIGAVVLAYSTAYLQPGRNLTFYFYMAMFTVSMVGLVLADDLILLFLCWELTSLASFFLIARSGYAGEAASMRTLLITFLGGLGLLAAVTAIIVRTGTTTLSEALAHEVWDTSPGFTATVALLVILAAFTKSAQFPFHVWLPDAMAAATPVSAYLHAAAVVKAGIFLLMRFSPAFHDVPVWNVLLITTGLVTCGIGGWFALQKTDLKKLMAYSTVSQLGLIVATIGVGTEYALAAAILHVIAHALFKSGLFMMVGVVDHATGTRDVRRMPVLSSAMPLAFWVTVLGCASMAGVPPMLGFVSKESILTAMREAPGGTVAAWAAFLGVALTAVLTFAYCAKIVFNGFYDGRGQAKWPEDRPLHTTPWALGTFAAIPIVVGLPLAFVVGALDTPVGRATAAMLPVDAEEPHPHLALWHGLNLELFTSLAIIAVGVFIILRRRFFFPAREHDTFSFDGADVIRVINDTAAEFGKSLSMLVRADNPTRHVAVQFVALAALVLGGVAVLVSGDHLLPIQDGLVSPVDIVVMVIIAIAVGVLCRANSRLAAVVALSTVGAAVTVQIFALGAPDVGMTQLLVEALTVLMIMLVLQRLPQTFGRGPRWGHKAALLLAVVGGLSAGLATWALTGRRDRSDIALYYLEEGPVETGGDNVVNTILVEFRALDTFGELTVLGMAAVAMVAIISTVRDKYLDPPPEADRNYVPPPEVPLRERGSTAYRAVTEAWGNAVPMQLLVRVTAPLLAIISAILFIRGHNSPGGGFIAALVGSSIVALIYLATSRDRMVGPPRLPLRLVAIGVLIAVATGVLGLVGHVSFLEPLHTYIGSYKLISPMAFDLGVYLAVLGLVMEAFNLLGATGGEGTRERADEAIEGEIGGPMDTSRGERYAETRLGIPGRGSTYLQQDLPPRKGGDRE comes from the coding sequence ATGAGTCTGCTCTGGACGCTGATCATCTCCGCGGTGACCGTCCTCGCGACCTTCCCGCTCACCAGACTGCTCGGTCGGCACGCCGGCTGGCCGATCGCGGCGCTCTACCTCGCCGCGGCGGGGGCATACTGGCCCGCCGCCCGTGAGGTCATGCACCACGGCACCGTCGAGTGGTCGATGCCCTGGGTGCCCACGCTCGGCCTCGAGCTGTCGCTGCGCGCCGACGGCCTGGGCACCGTCTTCACCTTCATCGCCCTGGTCATCGGGGCGGTCGTGCTCGCCTACTCCACGGCCTACCTCCAGCCCGGGCGCAACCTCACCTTCTACTTCTACATGGCGATGTTCACCGTCTCCATGGTCGGGCTGGTGCTGGCGGACGACCTCATCCTGCTCTTCCTGTGCTGGGAGCTCACCTCGCTCGCCAGCTTCTTCCTCATCGCCCGCTCCGGGTATGCCGGTGAGGCCGCCTCGATGCGCACCCTGCTCATCACCTTCCTCGGCGGGCTCGGGCTGCTCGCGGCGGTCACGGCGATCATCGTCCGCACCGGCACGACCACGCTGTCCGAGGCGCTGGCGCACGAGGTGTGGGACACCAGCCCCGGCTTCACCGCGACCGTGGCGCTGCTCGTCATCCTCGCGGCCTTCACCAAGTCGGCGCAGTTCCCCTTCCACGTCTGGCTGCCGGACGCCATGGCCGCCGCGACCCCGGTCAGCGCCTACCTGCACGCCGCCGCGGTCGTCAAGGCCGGCATCTTCCTGCTCATGCGCTTCTCCCCGGCCTTCCACGACGTGCCGGTGTGGAACGTCCTGCTCATCACGACCGGCCTGGTCACCTGCGGGATCGGCGGCTGGTTCGCGCTGCAGAAGACCGACCTCAAGAAGCTCATGGCCTACTCCACGGTCAGCCAGCTGGGGCTCATCGTCGCGACGATCGGCGTCGGCACGGAGTATGCCCTCGCCGCCGCGATCCTGCACGTCATCGCGCACGCGCTCTTCAAGTCCGGGCTGTTCATGATGGTCGGCGTCGTCGACCACGCCACCGGGACCCGCGACGTGCGCCGCATGCCGGTGCTCTCCTCCGCGATGCCGCTCGCGTTCTGGGTGACCGTACTCGGGTGCGCCTCCATGGCCGGGGTGCCGCCGATGCTCGGCTTCGTCTCCAAGGAGAGCATCCTCACCGCCATGCGCGAGGCGCCCGGCGGGACGGTCGCCGCCTGGGCCGCCTTCCTCGGCGTCGCCCTCACCGCGGTCCTCACCTTCGCCTACTGCGCCAAGATCGTCTTCAACGGCTTCTACGACGGTCGCGGCCAGGCCAAGTGGCCCGAGGACCGGCCGCTGCACACCACGCCGTGGGCGCTGGGCACCTTCGCCGCCATCCCCATCGTCGTCGGGCTGCCGCTGGCCTTCGTCGTGGGCGCCCTCGACACCCCGGTCGGCCGGGCCACCGCCGCGATGCTGCCCGTCGACGCCGAGGAGCCGCACCCGCACCTGGCGCTCTGGCACGGTCTCAACCTCGAGCTGTTCACCTCGCTGGCCATCATCGCCGTGGGTGTCTTCATCATCCTGCGGCGACGCTTCTTCTTCCCGGCGCGCGAGCACGACACCTTCTCCTTCGACGGCGCGGACGTCATCAGGGTCATCAACGACACCGCGGCGGAGTTCGGGAAGTCCCTGTCCATGCTCGTCCGGGCGGACAACCCGACGCGGCACGTGGCGGTGCAGTTCGTCGCGCTCGCCGCGCTGGTGCTGGGCGGGGTCGCCGTCCTGGTCTCCGGGGACCACCTGCTGCCCATCCAGGACGGCCTGGTCAGCCCGGTCGACATCGTCGTCATGGTCATCATCGCGATCGCCGTCGGTGTCCTGTGCCGCGCGAACTCGCGCCTGGCCGCCGTGGTCGCGCTGTCCACGGTCGGCGCCGCCGTCACGGTGCAGATCTTCGCGCTCGGCGCGCCCGACGTCGGCATGACCCAGCTGCTCGTCGAGGCCCTCACCGTCCTCATGATCATGCTCGTGCTGCAGCGCCTGCCGCAGACCTTCGGCCGCGGGCCGCGCTGGGGCCACAAGGCGGCCCTGCTGCTCGCCGTCGTCGGCGGCCTCTCGGCGGGCCTGGCCACCTGGGCCCTGACCGGCCGGCGCGACCGCAGCGACATCGCCCTCTACTACCTCGAGGAGGGCCCGGTCGAGACCGGCGGCGACAACGTCGTCAACACCATCCTCGTGGAGTTCCGCGCCCTGGACACCTTCGGCGAGCTCACCGTCCTCGGCATGGCCGCGGTCGCCATGGTCGCCATCATCTCGACGGTCCGCGACAAGTACCTCGACCCGCCGCCGGAGGCCGACCGCAACTACGTGCCGCCGCCCGAGGTGCCGCTGCGCGAGCGCGGCTCGACGGCATACCGCGCCGTCACCGAGGCCTGGGGCAACGCGGTGCCGATGCAGCTGCTCGTGCGCGTCACCGCCCCGCTGCTCGCGATCATCTCGGCGATCCTCTTCATCCGCGGGCACAACTCCCCTGGCGGTGGCTTCATCGCGGCCCTGGTCGGGTCCTCGATCGTCGCGCTCATCTACCTCGCCACCTCGCGCGACCGCATGGTGGGCCCGCCGCGGCTCCCGCTGCGTCTCGTCGCGATCGGCGTGCTCATCGCCGTGGCGACCGGCGTGCTCGGCCTCGTCGGCCACGTGTCCTTCCTCGAGCCGCTGCACACCTACATCGGCAGCTACAAGCTCATCTCGCCGATGGCCTTCGACCTCGGCGTCTACCTCGCCGTCCTGGGCCTGGTCATGGAGGCCTTCAACCTGCTCGGCGCCACCGGCGGCGAGGGCACCCGCGAGCGCGCCGACGAGGCGATCGAGGGCGAGATCGGCGGCCCGATGGACACCTCCCGCGGCGAGCGGTATGCCGAGACCCGCCTCGGGATCCCCGGGCGCGGCTCCACCTACCTGCAGCAGGACCTGCCACCACGCAAGGGAGGTGACCGCGAGTGA
- a CDS encoding DUF5063 domain-containing protein, which produces MVDEDWAQPAREMHDEVEAYFTSLETVASGDEAGTALPLLLLSVGQLCSAGARLGALMDVVPRERFEPDAGPDADLERIREALHGMLGGLDDYCDLEDPVLSGEVTRGSLADDLVAVAADLAHGREHYFAGRPTEAMWWWQFSYLSSWGERAASALRVLHTLLAHVRLDADDEQVMEAELEALHRAT; this is translated from the coding sequence ATGGTCGACGAGGACTGGGCCCAGCCGGCGCGGGAGATGCACGACGAGGTGGAGGCCTACTTCACCAGCCTGGAGACGGTCGCGTCCGGCGACGAGGCGGGCACGGCGCTGCCGCTGCTGCTGCTGAGCGTCGGCCAGCTCTGCTCCGCCGGTGCGCGGCTCGGCGCCCTGATGGACGTCGTCCCGCGGGAGCGCTTCGAGCCCGACGCCGGGCCGGACGCCGATCTGGAGCGCATCCGGGAGGCCCTGCACGGGATGCTCGGCGGGCTGGACGACTACTGCGACCTCGAGGACCCGGTGCTCTCCGGCGAGGTCACCCGCGGCTCCCTCGCCGACGACCTCGTCGCCGTCGCGGCGGACCTCGCCCACGGCCGGGAGCACTACTTCGCCGGGCGGCCCACCGAGGCGATGTGGTGGTGGCAGTTCAGCTACCTGTCCTCGTGGGGCGAGCGCGCGGCCTCGGCGCTGCGCGTGCTGCACACGCTGCTGGCGCACGTGCGGCTCGACGCCGACGACGAGCAGGTCATGGAGGCCGAGCTCGAGGCCCTGCACCGCGCCACGTAG
- the recR gene encoding recombination mediator RecR translates to MYEGVVQDLIDELGRLPGVGPKGAQRIAFHLLATDPEDITRLAEALLQIREKVRFCEVCGNVAEAERCRICLDERRDPTMICVVEQSQDVAAIERTREFRGRYHVLGGAINPIGGVGPEDLRVRELVARLADGEVAEVIIATDPNLEGEATATYLARLLKPYDGVRVSRLASGLPVGGDLEYADEVTLGRAFEGRRMISTGTTG, encoded by the coding sequence GTGTATGAAGGCGTGGTCCAGGACCTGATCGACGAGCTCGGGCGGCTCCCCGGTGTCGGCCCGAAGGGCGCCCAGCGGATCGCCTTCCACCTGCTCGCGACCGACCCGGAGGACATCACCCGGCTGGCCGAGGCGCTGCTGCAGATCCGGGAGAAGGTGCGCTTCTGCGAGGTGTGCGGCAACGTCGCCGAGGCGGAGCGGTGCCGCATCTGCCTCGACGAGCGCCGCGACCCGACCATGATCTGCGTGGTCGAGCAGAGCCAGGACGTCGCCGCGATCGAGCGCACCCGCGAGTTCCGCGGGCGCTACCACGTCCTCGGCGGGGCCATCAACCCCATCGGCGGCGTGGGCCCGGAGGACCTGCGCGTGCGCGAGCTGGTCGCGCGCCTGGCCGACGGCGAGGTGGCCGAGGTCATCATCGCCACCGACCCCAACCTGGAGGGGGAGGCCACCGCCACCTACCTCGCCCGGCTGCTCAAGCCCTACGACGGGGTGCGGGTGAGCCGCCTGGCGTCCGGGCTGCCGGTCGGCGGGGACCTGGAGTATGCCGACGAGGTCACCCTCGGCCGTGCCTTCGAGGGCCGCCGGATGATCTCCACCGGCACCACCGGCTGA
- a CDS encoding monovalent cation/H+ antiporter subunit D family protein has protein sequence MTAALLPLLAAIPIAAAAATVLWRNPVWQRIWLLGIPVLTGAAGLDLLIQHRETPVLAENVGAFVPGVAIPFVSDTFSALMILVTSFTVLMCLIFMTFTGESSYRLMPPLVLMLLGGVNGAFLTGDLFNLFVFVEVMLLPSYALIAVTGTWRRLGVGRTFVVVNLLTSTILLIGVGLVYATAETVNLALLVGAGSDPRTMLSSGVVLLALSIKAAVVPMHTWLPRSYPATSAAVMGLFSALHTKVALYALYRITSTLYEGQPPWVMVLAVLVGLSIVVGSYSTFGERVMRRALSWQMVAGVGHILLGLLLFTQFSLGAGIFYMIHHIITMGALILGAGAIEQTYGSGRYERLSGIIRRDRMLTIGYALALMSLIGLPPSSGFFGKVGLVQASAQAGGAWQVVYITLICVGALGSLVAMQRLWVGVFWGPDMEDYRPDSPETGRGPKTLLTDDVRVTPRLMAPMAVLVVTQLTMFVLAGPIMEITTRAATGLVDLAPYVEAVTG, from the coding sequence ATGACCGCAGCCCTCCTCCCGCTGCTGGCCGCGATCCCCATCGCGGCGGCCGCGGCCACCGTGCTCTGGCGCAACCCGGTGTGGCAGCGCATCTGGCTGCTGGGCATACCCGTGCTCACCGGGGCGGCCGGGCTGGACCTGCTGATCCAGCACCGGGAGACCCCCGTGCTCGCGGAGAACGTCGGGGCCTTCGTCCCGGGTGTCGCGATCCCGTTCGTCTCGGACACGTTCAGCGCGCTCATGATCCTGGTGACCTCGTTCACCGTGCTCATGTGCCTCATCTTCATGACCTTCACGGGGGAGAGCAGCTACCGGCTGATGCCCCCGCTGGTGCTCATGCTGCTGGGCGGCGTCAACGGCGCCTTCCTCACCGGGGACCTGTTCAACCTCTTCGTCTTCGTCGAGGTCATGCTGCTGCCGAGCTACGCGCTCATCGCCGTGACCGGCACCTGGCGGCGGCTCGGGGTGGGCCGCACCTTCGTCGTGGTCAACCTGCTGACGAGCACGATCCTGCTCATCGGCGTGGGCCTGGTCTACGCGACCGCGGAGACGGTCAACCTGGCGCTGCTCGTCGGCGCGGGCAGCGACCCCCGCACGATGCTCAGCTCGGGGGTCGTGCTGCTGGCGCTCTCGATCAAGGCCGCGGTCGTCCCGATGCACACCTGGCTGCCGCGCAGCTATCCCGCCACCTCCGCGGCGGTCATGGGCCTGTTCTCGGCGCTGCACACCAAGGTCGCGCTCTACGCGCTCTACCGCATCACCTCGACGCTCTACGAGGGCCAGCCGCCGTGGGTCATGGTGCTGGCGGTGCTCGTCGGGCTGTCCATCGTCGTGGGCTCCTACAGCACCTTCGGCGAGCGGGTCATGCGCCGCGCGCTCTCCTGGCAGATGGTCGCGGGAGTCGGCCACATCCTGCTCGGGCTGCTGCTCTTCACCCAGTTCTCGCTGGGCGCCGGCATCTTCTACATGATCCACCACATCATCACCATGGGGGCGCTGATCCTCGGCGCCGGCGCGATCGAGCAGACCTACGGCTCCGGGCGCTACGAGCGGCTCTCCGGCATCATCCGGCGCGACCGGATGCTCACGATCGGGTATGCCCTCGCGCTCATGTCGCTCATCGGCCTGCCCCCCAGCTCGGGCTTCTTCGGCAAGGTCGGGCTGGTCCAGGCCTCGGCCCAGGCCGGGGGTGCCTGGCAGGTGGTCTACATCACCCTCATCTGCGTCGGCGCGCTGGGCTCGCTGGTCGCGATGCAGCGGCTGTGGGTCGGCGTCTTCTGGGGCCCGGACATGGAGGACTACCGCCCCGACTCGCCGGAGACCGGGCGCGGACCCAAGACCCTGCTCACCGACGACGTGCGCGTGACCCCCCGGCTCATGGCCCCGATGGCGGTGCTCGTCGTGACCCAGCTGACGATGTTCGTGCTGGCCGGGCCGATCATGGAGATCACCACCCGGGCCGCCACCGGGCTGGTGGACCTCGCTCCCTACGTCGAGGCGGTGACCGGCTGA
- a CDS encoding Na+/H+ antiporter subunit E, with the protein MLNPLRAAVYGGWLAGEVIRGALRIGADVVTPGLRMSPAIVELPLHCETDLEISTMASSITITPGTITVGIAPRTGHAPPTLYVHAIYGHDRDEVIAELRVMERHLLVMTRGRSGSDRAMEVEPS; encoded by the coding sequence ATGCTCAACCCCCTGCGCGCCGCCGTCTACGGCGGCTGGCTGGCCGGCGAGGTGATCCGGGGCGCGCTCCGGATCGGGGCCGACGTCGTCACCCCGGGCCTGCGCATGTCCCCGGCCATCGTCGAGCTCCCGCTGCACTGCGAGACGGACCTGGAGATCAGCACCATGGCCTCCTCCATCACCATCACGCCGGGCACGATCACCGTGGGCATCGCCCCGCGGACCGGCCACGCCCCGCCGACCCTCTACGTCCACGCGATCTACGGCCACGACCGCGACGAGGTGATCGCCGAGCTGCGCGTCATGGAGCGGCACCTGCTCGTGATGACCCGGGGCCGCAGCGGCAGCGACCGGGCGATGGAGGTGGAGCCGTCGTGA
- a CDS encoding cation:proton antiporter produces the protein MSIVLSILIGVLCIGGALFVLISAWAMLRARDGLSRINVMSGATGMGMPWMVTGVYIHHVWVHGFSVVDLIKLFVAIAGFIILSSVASNSLGRATYRSGAPLDPATDPNDLA, from the coding sequence ATGAGCATCGTCCTGAGCATCCTCATCGGGGTGCTGTGCATCGGCGGCGCCCTCTTCGTGCTCATCAGCGCCTGGGCCATGCTCCGCGCCCGGGACGGGCTGTCCCGGATCAACGTCATGTCCGGCGCGACCGGCATGGGTATGCCGTGGATGGTCACCGGCGTCTACATCCACCACGTCTGGGTGCACGGCTTCAGCGTGGTCGACCTCATCAAGCTGTTCGTGGCGATCGCCGGCTTCATCATCCTCAGCTCGGTGGCCTCGAACTCGCTGGGCCGCGCGACCTACCGTTCCGGTGCCCCCCTGGACCCGGCGACGGACCCCAACGACCTGGCCTGA
- a CDS encoding sodium:proton antiporter — MILPITIGVLTAGAIYLMLQRGMVRIIFGLSLLAHAANLLILSAGVTAWRGEPLPSRTGVETAGDPLPQAFVLTAIVIALAVTVLMLAMAVIGHNDDTKRMPETGETHRR, encoded by the coding sequence GTGATCCTGCCCATCACCATCGGCGTCCTCACCGCGGGCGCGATCTACCTCATGCTCCAGCGCGGCATGGTCCGGATCATCTTCGGCCTGTCCCTGCTGGCGCACGCCGCCAACCTGCTCATCCTGTCCGCCGGCGTGACCGCGTGGCGTGGTGAGCCGCTGCCCAGCCGCACCGGGGTCGAGACGGCCGGTGACCCGCTGCCGCAGGCCTTCGTCCTGACCGCGATCGTCATCGCGCTCGCCGTCACCGTGCTCATGCTGGCCATGGCGGTCATCGGGCACAACGACGACACCAAGCGCATGCCCGAGACCGGGGAGACCCACCGCCGATGA